One Streptosporangium sp. NBC_01495 DNA window includes the following coding sequences:
- a CDS encoding GNAT family N-acetyltransferase yields MTLPISISVYRPGTALDEELAGLGYAAMRGWPDQRPVTAALVRSRLHPPGGAFPTIMVVARSATGALAGAATLRHPAAPGAPARLWGPAVAPEWQRQGLGTLLLKYAADFLPQGMVVLTAEIPATREHGCAFYTRAGWRPHSTAALLKAPIIRNLAAPGEDHPVVRSAGPGDAAALGRLYHAVHPGHGFAIAQDTYPRWSGDERFVADGLLVVDGSDLQAAALVYPLIHAAPGEPAEALLADVLIHPGADRTALAGPLIAAALAAGARHDAEVARAIVPTSHTELLADLGAAGLATVEEIRYYQAPLVPHTEGEFL; encoded by the coding sequence GTGACACTGCCGATCAGCATCTCCGTCTACCGGCCGGGAACGGCCCTGGATGAGGAACTCGCCGGCCTCGGCTACGCCGCCATGCGCGGCTGGCCGGACCAGCGGCCGGTGACCGCGGCACTGGTGCGGTCCCGGCTGCACCCCCCGGGAGGCGCCTTCCCCACGATCATGGTTGTGGCGCGCTCAGCCACCGGCGCCCTGGCCGGGGCGGCTACGCTGCGCCACCCCGCCGCGCCAGGCGCACCGGCACGACTGTGGGGGCCTGCCGTCGCCCCCGAATGGCAACGGCAAGGATTGGGCACCCTGCTGCTGAAGTACGCCGCCGATTTCCTGCCTCAGGGGATGGTCGTGCTCACCGCGGAGATCCCCGCGACCCGTGAGCACGGCTGCGCGTTCTACACCCGCGCCGGGTGGCGCCCGCACTCCACCGCAGCGCTGCTGAAAGCCCCCATCATCCGTAACCTCGCCGCACCGGGGGAGGACCACCCGGTGGTGCGGTCGGCGGGGCCTGGCGACGCCGCAGCGCTGGGCCGCCTCTACCACGCCGTTCACCCCGGTCACGGGTTCGCCATCGCACAGGACACCTACCCGCGGTGGAGTGGCGACGAGCGGTTCGTCGCCGATGGCCTGCTCGTCGTCGACGGCTCCGACCTGCAGGCCGCGGCCCTGGTCTACCCGCTCATCCACGCCGCCCCCGGCGAGCCCGCAGAAGCATTGCTGGCCGACGTGCTGATCCACCCCGGCGCCGACCGGACGGCCCTGGCCGGGCCGCTGATCGCGGCGGCGCTCGCCGCAGGCGCCCGCCACGACGCCGAAGTGGCCCGCGCCATCGTCCCCACCAGCCACACTGAGCTGCTGGCCGACTTGGGCGCGGCCGGCCTGGCCACGGTGGAGGAGATCCGCTACTACCAGGCGCCGCTGGTGCCGCACACCGAAGGAGAATTCCTGTGA
- a CDS encoding class I SAM-dependent methyltransferase: MTAAPLTFGDGWRAARGHCTRSCFGYHSTWRLFRQAGLKGNPRWHEDFYRKALTGRTPKRALVCGSSDETMPRLLTELLPGAQIVVTDICQTPLTLVNAWAAWCGRDVTTMWAQAPELANVPGPFDMIVTDGLLSLLPTPDDRDAALARLAELLTDDGVLLYTTRIAGPAGRLEYDLPGRMVQALATAAGWPGPPGERLRLARQRLRGSSRPAPFTTSTQLRDTFYTEFAQVLLSTRAAAPTLALALHPAFWAGRGSVCVGVAATHPRSRL, from the coding sequence ATGACGGCGGCTCCGCTGACCTTCGGCGACGGGTGGAGGGCCGCCCGCGGGCACTGCACCCGGAGCTGCTTCGGCTACCACTCCACGTGGCGGCTCTTCCGGCAGGCCGGGCTGAAAGGCAACCCCCGCTGGCACGAGGACTTCTACCGCAAGGCCCTCACCGGCCGGACCCCGAAACGGGCGTTGGTGTGCGGCTCCTCCGATGAGACCATGCCGCGCCTGCTCACCGAACTGCTGCCCGGCGCGCAGATCGTGGTGACCGACATCTGCCAGACGCCGCTGACGCTCGTCAACGCCTGGGCCGCCTGGTGCGGCCGGGACGTGACGACCATGTGGGCGCAGGCGCCGGAACTCGCCAACGTGCCCGGCCCCTTCGACATGATCGTCACCGATGGGTTGCTGTCCCTGCTGCCCACCCCAGACGACCGGGACGCGGCGCTCGCCCGCTTGGCCGAGTTGCTGACCGACGACGGCGTGCTGCTGTACACCACCCGCATCGCCGGGCCCGCCGGACGGCTGGAGTACGACCTGCCCGGCCGGATGGTTCAGGCGCTGGCCACCGCCGCCGGATGGCCCGGCCCGCCGGGCGAACGGCTACGGCTGGCCCGGCAACGGCTGCGTGGCTCATCGCGGCCCGCCCCGTTCACCACCTCCACCCAGCTACGCGACACCTTCTACACCGAATTCGCCCAGGTGCTCCTGTCCACCCGTGCGGCCGCACCGACACTCGCGTTGGCGCTGCACCCGGCGTTCTGGGCCGGGCGAGGCAGCGTCTGTGTCGGCGTGGCCGCCACTCACCCAAGGAGTCGGCTGTGA
- a CDS encoding methyltransferase encodes MTNSWLSTSGEDLSAGYARHMATLRGAVRHALVARALRTHLPAGSQQVLDVGGGDGHQAAQLARIGHQVTVLDPDPAMLAQARQRLKGEPGQVQQRVRLVQGSGHEAADLVGGGYDLVLCHGVLMYVETPEAFVADLVAAARPGGLVSLLTKNRDALAMRPGLEGRWADALQVMNAHAETGNLGVTSRAHTAADIDAMLAGAGASTTAWYGVRAFTDHLGDIPVGDDFDTLLDAEWEAGRHDPYRRIARLLHFIAQATPQDIP; translated from the coding sequence TTGACCAACAGCTGGCTTTCGACGTCCGGCGAGGACCTGTCGGCCGGGTACGCGCGGCACATGGCCACGCTGCGCGGCGCGGTACGGCACGCGCTGGTCGCCCGCGCCCTGCGCACCCACCTGCCCGCCGGCTCGCAGCAGGTCCTGGACGTCGGCGGCGGGGATGGCCACCAGGCCGCCCAACTCGCCCGCATCGGCCACCAGGTGACGGTGCTCGACCCCGACCCGGCGATGCTCGCCCAAGCCCGGCAACGGCTGAAGGGCGAACCCGGGCAGGTGCAGCAACGCGTCCGGCTGGTGCAAGGCAGCGGTCACGAAGCCGCGGACTTGGTCGGCGGTGGCTACGACCTGGTGCTGTGCCACGGCGTGCTGATGTACGTCGAGACCCCTGAGGCGTTCGTGGCGGACCTGGTGGCGGCGGCCCGGCCCGGAGGCCTGGTGTCGCTGCTGACGAAGAACCGGGACGCGTTGGCCATGCGGCCGGGCCTGGAAGGACGATGGGCCGATGCGCTGCAGGTGATGAACGCCCACGCCGAGACGGGCAACCTCGGCGTGACCAGCCGGGCGCACACCGCCGCCGACATCGACGCGATGCTGGCGGGCGCCGGAGCCTCCACAACGGCCTGGTACGGGGTGCGGGCCTTCACCGACCACCTGGGCGACATCCCGGTCGGCGACGACTTCGACACGCTCCTTGACGCCGAATGGGAAGCCGGGCGCCACGACCCCTACCGGCGCATCGCCCGCCTGCTGCACTTCATCGCGCAGGCAACCCCGCAGGACATCCCATGA
- a CDS encoding helix-turn-helix domain-containing protein, translating to MSSDQPLIRHPLTYLRERRGWTLSDVAELVRRRSGLNMATHRQKIYRWEHHQVVPELAAQLAIATEVGVDAQTVLNLGWPSWLLTADGTEPLDQAWTPETAKQIMVGCMGADTDRRSFLLLSGDETAELAGAWATVPIEKIINASGGGTVDAEVATWVENRIHQLWHLDDLVGGDYCLHLAQADLRLISRLLQGGRYRSAVKRRLYGAAGELLRFAGWCAFDGDRHAAAARYWHAGLRTSAAGGDTLTGAYILSLMAMQHTYAGDGRAAINLLHAARERIGPGAPRTVHAMLDAWQVRAHAVVCESRQAVEVLFRADDHWGRRDPDEDPPWIYWMRQPSHTVEVGAGFVQLGRPDIAVRLLEEGMTGRGVDYTRDTVLGLTAIADAQLDQDDLDGALDTARRAVELVTDVDSSRVADQLNAFAQRLPAGEAQAEEFRTCLDALSHR from the coding sequence ATGAGCAGCGATCAGCCTCTGATTCGCCACCCTCTGACCTATCTGCGGGAGCGCCGAGGGTGGACTCTCTCCGACGTCGCCGAGCTGGTGCGGCGCCGGTCAGGTCTGAATATGGCCACCCACCGACAGAAGATCTACAGGTGGGAGCACCACCAGGTCGTGCCCGAGCTCGCCGCGCAACTCGCCATCGCCACAGAGGTGGGGGTCGACGCCCAGACGGTGTTGAATCTTGGGTGGCCGTCGTGGTTGCTGACGGCCGACGGGACCGAGCCGCTGGACCAGGCGTGGACACCTGAGACGGCGAAACAGATCATGGTGGGGTGCATGGGTGCGGACACCGACCGGCGATCCTTCCTCCTGCTGTCGGGGGATGAAACCGCCGAATTGGCAGGTGCCTGGGCCACCGTCCCCATAGAAAAGATCATTAACGCCAGTGGCGGCGGCACCGTCGACGCCGAGGTGGCGACCTGGGTCGAGAACCGTATCCACCAGCTGTGGCACCTGGACGACCTCGTCGGCGGCGATTACTGCCTACACCTCGCCCAGGCCGATCTGCGGCTGATCTCCCGGCTGCTGCAGGGCGGCCGCTACCGTTCAGCGGTCAAGCGGCGCCTGTATGGCGCGGCCGGTGAGCTGCTGCGCTTCGCCGGTTGGTGTGCGTTCGACGGCGACCGGCACGCCGCCGCGGCACGGTACTGGCACGCCGGGCTGCGTACCTCCGCAGCCGGAGGCGACACCCTGACCGGCGCCTACATCCTGTCGCTCATGGCGATGCAGCACACCTACGCTGGAGACGGCCGTGCCGCGATCAATCTGCTGCACGCCGCTCGGGAACGCATCGGCCCCGGAGCGCCGCGCACGGTGCACGCCATGCTCGACGCTTGGCAGGTCCGCGCCCACGCCGTCGTCTGCGAGTCCCGCCAAGCCGTCGAGGTCCTGTTTCGCGCTGATGACCATTGGGGGCGTCGCGACCCGGACGAGGACCCGCCGTGGATCTACTGGATGCGCCAGCCGTCCCATACAGTCGAGGTCGGCGCGGGCTTCGTACAGCTCGGCCGCCCGGACATCGCGGTGCGTCTCCTGGAGGAGGGGATGACCGGTCGAGGCGTCGACTACACCCGTGACACCGTGCTCGGCCTGACCGCCATCGCCGACGCGCAACTCGACCAGGACGACCTTGACGGCGCCCTCGACACGGCGCGGCGCGCCGTCGAGCTTGTCACCGACGTCGATTCCAGCCGCGTCGCCGACCAGCTCAACGCCTTCGCCCAGCGGCTTCCTGCCGGGGAGGCCCAGGCCGAGGAGTTCCGCACCTGCCTGGACGCGTTGTCGCACCGCTGA
- a CDS encoding helix-turn-helix transcriptional regulator, protein MVNERLRRALHRAGHDIASLAEAAEVSTKTVERWLSSESVPYPKTRYRVAAILREEESYLWPDAVNGASLAGAELVATYPRRSDVPRHLWTELLRGAERTIDLLAYAGLFLTEEHPDWIPTLTAKANAGARVRLLLGDSKGKQLGYRDAEHRIGGGVAGRVAAVMAYYTQNMPPAVEIRLHDTPLYNSIYRFDDEMLVNVHVYGILAAYTPTLHIRRIDGAYYNTYLESYERVWAGARPIEEDDL, encoded by the coding sequence GTGGTCAACGAACGCCTTCGCCGAGCGCTTCACCGCGCGGGACACGACATCGCGAGCCTCGCCGAGGCCGCTGAGGTATCGACCAAAACCGTCGAACGCTGGTTGAGCAGCGAGTCGGTGCCGTACCCAAAGACGCGTTACCGCGTGGCCGCGATTCTTAGGGAAGAGGAAAGCTACCTCTGGCCCGATGCGGTCAACGGCGCCTCCTTGGCCGGTGCCGAGCTCGTGGCCACCTATCCACGGCGCAGCGACGTCCCCCGCCACCTGTGGACCGAGCTGCTGCGCGGCGCCGAGCGCACGATCGACCTGCTCGCGTACGCGGGCCTGTTCCTCACCGAGGAGCACCCCGACTGGATTCCCACCCTCACCGCCAAGGCGAACGCGGGCGCCCGTGTAAGGCTGCTCCTGGGGGACTCCAAGGGCAAGCAGCTCGGGTACCGCGACGCCGAGCACCGCATCGGAGGCGGCGTCGCCGGGCGGGTCGCGGCGGTGATGGCCTACTACACGCAGAACATGCCTCCCGCGGTGGAGATCCGCCTGCACGACACCCCGCTGTACAACTCGATCTACAGATTCGACGACGAGATGCTGGTCAACGTCCACGTCTACGGGATTCTGGCGGCGTACACACCAACGCTGCACATTCGCCGCATCGACGGCGCCTACTACAACACGTACTTGGAGTCCTACGAGCGGGTATGGGCGGGTGCACGGCCCATCGAGGAGGATGACCTGTGA
- a CDS encoding NUDIX domain-containing protein translates to MSKRSRRIDYWQDPDAPKPTSRKPSASVFVRNDEGAVLLLKRTDNDLWTIPTGGLKKGETVAQCAIRECEEETGLKVEIIGLVGVFSSPDHVIVYMHKDKVDEVRQPVNICLRARVIGGTIAPDPREAREVRWVAPTDLSDHPVHPALRRRIEIGLSDQAPYVE, encoded by the coding sequence GTGAGCAAGCGCAGCCGCAGGATCGACTATTGGCAGGACCCGGACGCTCCCAAGCCGACCAGCCGCAAGCCGTCGGCGAGCGTGTTCGTCCGCAACGACGAAGGCGCCGTGCTGCTGCTGAAGCGCACCGACAACGACCTGTGGACCATCCCCACGGGCGGCCTCAAGAAAGGCGAGACCGTCGCGCAGTGCGCCATCCGGGAGTGCGAGGAGGAGACCGGCCTGAAAGTCGAGATCATCGGCCTCGTCGGCGTCTTCTCCTCTCCGGACCACGTGATCGTCTACATGCACAAGGACAAGGTCGACGAGGTACGGCAACCGGTCAATATCTGCCTGCGGGCCCGCGTGATCGGCGGCACGATAGCGCCAGACCCCCGCGAAGCGCGGGAGGTGCGCTGGGTGGCCCCCACCGACCTGAGCGACCATCCCGTCCATCCCGCCCTGCGGCGGCGCATCGAGATCGGCCTGAGCGACCAGGCACCGTACGTGGAATAG
- a CDS encoding DUF6745 domain-containing protein, giving the protein MALRAAHDSRHGWYGAHCVSWVAHYDALRRAAGVVFTPEQSRRFDLWATVVRSCGWWWPHEDVCVISERPVAVHTEVSGDDGQVRLHCADGPALRYADGWDVHAWHGTRVPSWVVTDPSVRRIEREANVEVRRCAIEHIGWASYIDQAGLRLVASAPDPGNPGSELRLYDLRKETRVLMVVNGSVERDGRRRRYGLTVPGFLEDPIAAAGWTYGLSAEQYSLLLRRT; this is encoded by the coding sequence ATGGCGCTTCGGGCGGCGCACGACTCGCGGCACGGCTGGTACGGGGCGCACTGCGTCTCCTGGGTCGCCCACTACGACGCCCTCCGCCGAGCGGCTGGAGTGGTCTTCACCCCTGAGCAGAGCCGACGGTTCGATCTGTGGGCGACAGTGGTCCGGTCATGCGGCTGGTGGTGGCCTCATGAAGACGTGTGTGTCATCTCCGAGCGGCCCGTCGCCGTACACACGGAGGTATCGGGCGACGACGGCCAAGTACGGCTGCACTGTGCGGACGGCCCCGCGCTGCGTTACGCGGACGGGTGGGACGTGCACGCCTGGCACGGGACGCGGGTGCCCTCCTGGGTGGTCACGGATCCGAGCGTCCGGCGGATCGAGCGGGAGGCCAACGTCGAGGTCAGGCGGTGCGCGATCGAGCACATCGGCTGGGCGTCCTACATCGACCAGGCCGGGCTGCGGCTGGTCGCCTCCGCGCCGGACCCCGGCAACCCCGGCTCGGAACTGCGGCTCTACGACCTGCGAAAAGAGACCAGGGTGCTCATGGTGGTCAACGGGTCCGTCGAACGCGACGGGCGCCGCCGCCGGTACGGGCTGACCGTGCCGGGCTTCCTCGAAGATCCGATCGCCGCCGCCGGCTGGACCTACGGGCTGTCCGCCGAGCAGTACTCCCTTCTCCTCCGACGAACCTGA
- a CDS encoding M15 family metallopeptidase, which yields MALIPRHTSAAAALALLSVTGIAAVTVAASPPVTPAPGTSQAFTATVTPVSPGRLRYSWHRGCPVQPDDLRMISMTYWGFDGRPHTGKMVINESVADQVVSVFKELYGQRFPIRQMQPVEAYKGSDDASMAADNTSAFNCRRVGTTGNWSQHAYGLAIDVNTRENPYIHPYPGGTVDPPNAKGYVRRPLDRPGVINPGDDVVRAFKKIGWGWGGSWSTAKDYQHFSQNGR from the coding sequence ATGGCACTCATTCCACGCCACACGTCGGCTGCGGCGGCACTCGCTCTACTCAGCGTGACGGGAATCGCCGCGGTGACGGTTGCGGCGTCCCCGCCGGTGACCCCTGCCCCGGGCACATCACAGGCGTTCACCGCCACGGTGACGCCGGTGTCCCCGGGCCGGCTCCGCTATTCCTGGCACCGGGGGTGCCCGGTGCAACCCGACGACCTCAGGATGATCAGCATGACCTACTGGGGTTTCGACGGCAGGCCCCACACGGGAAAGATGGTGATCAACGAATCGGTGGCCGACCAGGTCGTCTCGGTCTTCAAGGAGCTGTACGGTCAGCGCTTTCCCATTCGGCAGATGCAGCCGGTGGAGGCCTACAAGGGCAGCGACGACGCCTCCATGGCGGCGGACAACACCTCGGCCTTCAACTGCCGGCGCGTCGGGACCACCGGCAACTGGTCCCAACACGCCTACGGCCTGGCGATCGATGTCAACACCCGAGAGAACCCCTACATCCACCCTTATCCAGGCGGCACCGTCGATCCCCCGAACGCGAAGGGCTACGTTCGGCGACCCCTGGACCGGCCAGGAGTCATCAACCCCGGTGACGATGTGGTTCGCGCGTTCAAGAAGATCGGCTGGGGCTGGGGCGGATCATGGTCGACTGCGAAGGACTACCAGCACTTCTCCCAGAACGGACGATGA
- a CDS encoding L,D-transpeptidase family protein, which translates to MSAALFVLVMAFSGFFGARAVSASTAAALPPPSPGRQLITVTADAYQKSTATLVAYTAENGRWVKTYGPWTANVGESGIAPPGQKREGDGRTPSGTYGFDFMFGAKPDPGVKFPYRQALSYDKWNDDSASPLYNRWVDTRHADPGVAPENMMNPPAYNYGAVIAYNTEDRTPHLGSAIFLHVSTGAPTSGCVSLPVDKLLQVLRWMDPKHSPQIDIRVA; encoded by the coding sequence GTGAGCGCCGCTCTGTTCGTACTCGTCATGGCTTTCAGCGGGTTTTTCGGTGCCCGTGCCGTCTCCGCCTCCACGGCCGCCGCCCTGCCACCCCCATCGCCGGGACGGCAGCTCATCACCGTGACGGCCGACGCCTACCAGAAGAGCACCGCCACGCTGGTCGCCTACACCGCGGAGAACGGCCGCTGGGTGAAGACGTACGGGCCGTGGACGGCGAACGTCGGCGAGAGCGGCATCGCCCCGCCGGGCCAGAAGCGGGAGGGCGACGGGCGCACCCCGTCCGGCACGTACGGGTTCGACTTCATGTTCGGGGCCAAACCCGATCCCGGGGTGAAGTTCCCCTACCGGCAGGCGCTCTCCTACGACAAGTGGAACGACGATTCCGCCAGTCCTCTCTACAACAGGTGGGTGGACACCCGCCACGCCGATCCGGGGGTCGCTCCCGAGAACATGATGAACCCCCCGGCCTACAACTACGGCGCCGTGATCGCCTACAACACCGAGGACCGCACACCCCACCTGGGTAGCGCGATCTTCCTCCACGTCAGCACCGGCGCGCCCACCAGTGGCTGTGTCAGCCTGCCGGTCGACAAACTGCTGCAGGTGCTGCGCTGGATGGATCCGAAGCACTCCCCGCAGATAGACATCAGAGTCGCCTGA
- a CDS encoding response regulator transcription factor yields the protein MRVILAEDSTLLREGLVRLLLEEGHEVPAAVGDGEALVAAVAEHRPDVVVADVRMPPTHTDEGLRAVLEIRRRHPGTRVLVLSQYVEKRYATELMTGDVDGVGYLLKDRVAQVADFLDALDRVGAGGAAFDPEVVRQLLARTTHADPLSRLTSREREVLDHMAQGLTNASTAERLHVSQSAVEKHVNAIFDKLGLLHVTGYSRRVLAVLRYLGS from the coding sequence GTGCGGGTGATCCTGGCCGAGGACTCCACGCTGCTGCGCGAGGGGCTCGTCCGGCTGCTGCTGGAGGAGGGCCACGAGGTCCCGGCCGCGGTCGGCGACGGTGAGGCGCTCGTCGCCGCGGTCGCCGAGCACCGGCCCGACGTGGTGGTCGCCGACGTGCGGATGCCGCCGACCCACACCGACGAGGGGCTGCGGGCGGTGCTGGAGATCCGGCGGCGCCACCCGGGAACGCGCGTGCTGGTCCTGTCGCAGTACGTCGAGAAGCGCTACGCCACCGAGCTGATGACCGGTGACGTGGACGGGGTGGGCTACCTGCTCAAGGACCGGGTGGCCCAGGTCGCCGACTTCCTCGACGCGCTCGACCGCGTCGGCGCCGGGGGAGCGGCCTTCGACCCCGAGGTGGTGCGCCAGCTCCTGGCCAGGACCACCCACGCCGATCCGCTGAGCCGTCTGACCTCCCGCGAGCGCGAGGTACTCGACCACATGGCCCAGGGCCTGACCAACGCCTCCACCGCCGAGCGGCTGCACGTCTCCCAGAGCGCCGTCGAAAAACACGTCAACGCCATCTTCGACAAACTCGGCCTGCTGCACGTCACCGGCTACAGCCGCCGGGTCCTGGCCGTGCTGCGCTACCTCGGCTCCTGA
- a CDS encoding sensor histidine kinase — protein sequence MPSLVPPLRGGMGPAAEGLRLLRAVVLGTVTALLDVVFLLLTLPFASRPAVRGAARRLVAIEARRLRLDPAALELDTDRPDGRELRYLAARVPVGVLGGLVFTLLVYGAEMAVALSWSWGRGLPFDGMTPSLPLLAYAFLGGVVLLFLDLSGLVGVHTLERRLAVRMLGPDPTDALRRRITELAESRAGVLEAVDSERRRIERDLHDGLQQRLVALSMLVGRARRGRSELLAQAHEEAQQALAELREVAWRVYPSGLDSLGLANALAGVAERSGVPVKVVCELSARPPMAVQTASYFVVSEAVTNAAKHARATAITVEVRERDTMVIVRIQDDGVGGASAAGGGLSGLARRVAALDGRLRVDSPPGGPTTITAELPCG from the coding sequence GTGCCGTCCCTCGTACCGCCGCTGAGGGGCGGCATGGGTCCCGCCGCCGAGGGGCTGCGGCTGCTGCGCGCGGTGGTCCTCGGTACGGTCACCGCCCTGCTCGACGTCGTGTTCCTGCTGCTCACGCTGCCGTTCGCCAGCCGACCGGCCGTGCGGGGGGCGGCCCGGCGGCTGGTCGCGATCGAGGCCCGCCGCCTGCGTCTCGACCCCGCCGCCCTCGAACTCGACACAGATCGCCCGGACGGGCGGGAGCTGCGCTACCTGGCGGCCAGGGTGCCGGTGGGCGTACTCGGCGGCCTGGTATTCACCCTGCTCGTCTACGGCGCCGAGATGGCCGTCGCCCTCTCCTGGTCCTGGGGGAGGGGCCTGCCGTTCGACGGCATGACGCCGAGCCTGCCACTGCTCGCCTACGCCTTCCTGGGGGGCGTCGTCCTGCTGTTCCTGGACCTGTCGGGCCTGGTGGGGGTGCACACACTGGAACGGCGGCTGGCCGTACGCATGCTCGGCCCCGACCCCACCGACGCGCTGCGGCGCCGCATCACCGAGCTGGCCGAGAGCCGCGCGGGCGTGCTGGAGGCCGTCGACTCCGAGCGGCGCAGGATCGAGCGGGACCTGCACGACGGGCTGCAGCAGCGACTGGTGGCGCTGTCCATGCTGGTCGGCCGGGCGCGCAGAGGACGCTCAGAACTGCTCGCGCAGGCGCACGAGGAGGCGCAGCAGGCGTTGGCCGAGCTCCGTGAGGTCGCCTGGCGGGTCTACCCGTCGGGGCTGGACTCCCTCGGGCTCGCCAACGCGCTGGCCGGGGTGGCCGAGCGCTCCGGCGTCCCGGTCAAGGTCGTCTGCGAGCTGTCCGCCCGGCCGCCGATGGCGGTGCAGACGGCGTCGTACTTCGTGGTCAGCGAGGCGGTGACCAACGCCGCCAAGCACGCCCGCGCCACCGCGATCACCGTTGAGGTTCGCGAACGCGACACAATGGTCATCGTGCGTATACAGGACGATGGCGTGGGCGGGGCGAGCGCGGCGGGTGGCGGCCTGTCGGGCCTGGCCCGGCGGGTGGCCGCGCTGGACGGCCGCCTCCGTGTCGACAGCCCGCCCGGCGGGCCCACCACGATCACCGCGGAGCTCCCGTGCGGGTGA
- a CDS encoding MerR family transcriptional regulator, which produces MRSRKSANMRTVDVARHAGCSVQQVRNLERDGVLPPAARTDTGYRIYDEAHLRSALAYRALADGTGPVEARRIMRAAHAYPASDLLALLDAAHARLDTERRELRLAREAAATISGESIGDVRPSDVMGVSELAVALGVRPSTLRHWDAEGLVVPRRASPKGPRRYFPDDVRDARIVHQLRMAGYRIAPLRALMPELRRTRRWDEVMTTLAARDASVDARSRALLDGAAALGALIPPSG; this is translated from the coding sequence GTGAGAAGTCGCAAGTCGGCCAATATGCGGACGGTCGATGTCGCGCGACACGCCGGGTGCTCCGTCCAGCAGGTGCGCAACCTGGAGCGCGACGGCGTGCTGCCTCCGGCGGCGCGCACCGACACGGGATACCGGATCTACGACGAGGCGCATCTGCGCTCCGCGCTGGCCTATCGAGCCCTCGCCGACGGCACGGGGCCGGTCGAGGCCAGGAGGATCATGCGCGCGGCGCACGCGTATCCCGCCTCGGACCTGCTCGCCCTGCTCGACGCGGCACACGCCCGGCTCGACACGGAGCGGCGGGAGCTCAGGCTGGCCAGGGAGGCCGCCGCGACGATCTCCGGGGAGTCGATCGGCGACGTACGCCCCTCGGACGTCATGGGCGTCTCAGAGCTCGCCGTCGCGCTCGGCGTGCGCCCCTCGACGTTGCGGCACTGGGACGCGGAGGGGCTCGTCGTGCCCCGGCGGGCCTCCCCGAAAGGACCGCGACGCTACTTCCCGGACGATGTCCGGGACGCGCGGATCGTCCATCAGCTGCGCATGGCCGGCTACCGCATCGCCCCGCTCCGGGCGCTGATGCCGGAGCTGCGGCGCACCCGCCGCTGGGACGAGGTGATGACCACGCTGGCCGCCCGGGACGCGAGCGTCGACGCCCGATCGAGAGCCCTTCTCGACGGTGCCGCCGCGCTCGGCGCGTTGATCCCGCCGTCGGGCTGA
- a CDS encoding DUF6194 family protein has protein sequence MSIDEIIEFLTGLDGILILRPAPGDGSPELTWGDAFFYYAPDGEVPKTTQPFATIVTKDYPEDERSRLNRPGAFRLNVSAGKDAFVSWTGLQPRDAATSEADPSEADSVVAHPVYGTLGWLAVVNPGPRTEQAVRELLRTAHDLARSRYRRRAGSTSP, from the coding sequence ATGAGTATCGACGAGATCATCGAATTCCTCACCGGCCTCGACGGGATCCTGATCCTCAGGCCGGCACCCGGCGACGGTTCACCCGAGCTCACCTGGGGCGACGCGTTCTTCTACTACGCGCCCGACGGCGAGGTCCCGAAGACGACCCAGCCCTTCGCGACGATCGTGACGAAGGACTACCCGGAGGACGAGCGGTCACGGCTGAACCGTCCCGGCGCCTTCCGCCTGAACGTCTCCGCGGGAAAGGACGCCTTCGTCAGCTGGACCGGTCTGCAGCCGCGCGACGCGGCCACGAGCGAGGCCGATCCGAGCGAGGCCGACTCCGTGGTGGCGCACCCCGTCTACGGAACGCTGGGCTGGCTGGCCGTGGTGAACCCGGGGCCGAGGACGGAGCAGGCGGTCCGGGAGCTGCTTCGCACGGCCCACGACCTGGCCCGCTCGCGCTACCGGCGGCGCGCCGGATCGACGTCCCCCTGA